One genomic region from Salvia hispanica cultivar TCC Black 2014 chromosome 2, UniMelb_Shisp_WGS_1.0, whole genome shotgun sequence encodes:
- the LOC125203548 gene encoding uncharacterized protein LOC125203548, protein MSMRRRKDDFVMRWERRCTCWTLVLQIFVQYKAFKVVFMVRWIPQSARNWGIAYLCADSALSSYETSVLGNSLLVDRIHLLEKRYKTFTELIHLEGTFWNEPNNTIIVPSQTWATRLPENHILGAYHSHGDPAYSKLRELFELVAVDDDVGGTLIILSDSVSTQSVVCDAPVQNRCHVEMAEANSSNKFSCARRKLLFDDGGPLDLESTNKKAGCFLIPGKDGQVEMVEKKVTGRILERDFPLKSPTLAYSCGSSNPVPKYRMSRKPNV, encoded by the exons ATGTCAATGCGGAGGAGGAAAGATGATTTTGTTATGCGCTGGGAAAGACGCTGTACATGCTGGACGCTAGTACTACAAATTTTCGTCCAATACAAAGCATTCAAGGTGGTTTTTATGGTGCGATGGATACCACAGTCAGCACGGAATTGGGGAATAGCCTACTTATGTGCTGACTCAGCTTTATCGTCCTACGAAACAAGTGTCTTGGGAAACAGCCTACTTGTGGATCGTATCCACTTATTGGAAAAGAGGTACAAGACTTTCACCGAGCTCATTCACTTGGAGGGTACGTTCTGGAACGAGCCGAACAACACGATCATTGTCCCATCCCAAACTTGGGCAACTCGTCTCCCG GAAAACCACATTCTCGGTGCATATCATAGCCATGGTGACCCCGCATACAGTAAGCTACGTGAGTTGTTCGAGTTGGTTGCCGTCGACGATGATGTTGGTGGAACCTTGATCATACTGTCTGACTCAGTGTCAACCCAATCTGTTGTTTGTGATGCGCCTGTGCAGAATAGATGCCATGTTGAAATGGCCGAAGCCAACAGCTCTAACAAGTTCTCATGCGCTCGGCGAAAGCTGCTGTTCGATGATGGAGGACCCCTTGACCTTGAGTCAACGAACAAGAAAGCTGGATGTTTTTTAATTCCCGGGAAGGATGGGCAAGTGGAAATGGTCGAAAAGAAGGTAACAGGACGTATACTGGAGCGCGATTTCCCCCTGAAAAGCCCCACCCTCGCGTACTCGTGTGGCTCTTCCAATCCCGTGCCTAAGTATAGAATGTCACGGAAGCCCAACGTGTAG